Proteins encoded by one window of Enterobacter pseudoroggenkampii:
- the adhE gene encoding bifunctional acetaldehyde-CoA/alcohol dehydrogenase, which produces MAVTNIAELNALVERVKKAQREYANFTQEQVDKIFRAAALAAADARIPLAKMAVAESGMGIVEDKVIKNHFASEYIYNAYKDEKTCGVLSEDDTFGTITIAEPIGIICGIVPTTNPTSTAIFKSLISLKTRNAIIFSPHPRAKDATNKAADIVLQAAIAAGAPKDLIGWIDQPSVELSNALMHHPDINLILATGGPGMVKAAYSSGKPAIGVGAGNTPVVIDETADIKRAVASVLMSKTFDNGVICASEQSVVVVDSVYDAVRERFASHGGYLLQGKELKAVQDIILKNGALNAAIVGQPAYKIAELAGFTVPATTKILIGEVKVVDESEPFAHEKLSPTLAMYRAKDFEDAVEKAEKLVAMGGIGHTSCLYTDQDNQPERVAHFGQMMKTARILINTPASQGGIGDLYNFKLAPSLTLGCGSWGGNSISENVGPKHLINKKTVAKRAENMLWHKLPKSIYFRRGSLPIALDEVITDGHKRALIVTDRFLFNNGYADQITSVLKAAGVETEVFFEVEADPTLSVVRKGAELANSFKPDVIIALGGGSPMDAAKIMWVMYEHPETHFEELALRFMDIRKRIYKFPKMGVKAKMIAVTTTSGTGSEVTPFAVVTDDATGQKYPLADYALTPDMAIVDANLVMDMPKSLCAFGGLDAVTHALEAYVSVLASEFSDGQALQALKLLKENLPASYNEGSKNPVARERVHSAATIAGIAFANAFLGVCHSMAHKLGSQFHIPHGLANALLISNVIRYNANDNPTKQTAFSQYDRPQARRRYAEIADHLGLSAPGDRTAAKIEKLLAWLESLKAELGIPKSIREAGVQEADFLAHVDKLSEDAFDDQCTGANPRYPLISELKQILLDTFYGREFKEGDVAAVKTEVPVIKADKKAKKSA; this is translated from the coding sequence ATGGCTGTTACTAATATCGCTGAACTGAACGCCCTCGTCGAGCGCGTTAAAAAAGCCCAGCGTGAATATGCCAATTTCACCCAAGAACAGGTTGATAAAATCTTCCGCGCGGCCGCACTGGCTGCTGCAGATGCTCGAATCCCTCTCGCTAAAATGGCCGTTGCCGAATCCGGCATGGGTATCGTGGAAGATAAAGTGATTAAAAACCACTTCGCTTCCGAGTATATCTATAACGCCTATAAAGATGAGAAAACCTGTGGCGTGCTGTCCGAAGACGACACCTTCGGTACTATCACCATCGCTGAACCTATCGGCATCATCTGCGGTATTGTTCCGACCACTAACCCAACGTCTACCGCTATCTTCAAATCGCTGATTAGCCTGAAGACCCGTAACGCAATCATCTTCTCTCCACACCCACGTGCGAAAGACGCGACCAACAAAGCTGCGGATATTGTCCTGCAGGCGGCGATCGCTGCTGGCGCACCAAAAGATCTGATCGGCTGGATCGACCAACCTTCCGTTGAGCTCTCCAACGCCCTGATGCATCACCCGGACATTAACCTGATCCTGGCGACCGGTGGTCCTGGCATGGTTAAAGCGGCATACAGCTCCGGTAAACCAGCCATCGGTGTGGGCGCCGGTAACACCCCTGTTGTTATCGACGAAACCGCTGACATCAAACGTGCCGTTGCGTCTGTACTGATGTCTAAAACCTTCGATAACGGTGTGATCTGTGCATCTGAACAGTCTGTTGTTGTTGTTGACTCCGTGTACGACGCCGTTCGCGAACGTTTCGCCAGCCACGGCGGCTACCTGCTGCAGGGCAAAGAGTTGAAAGCAGTTCAGGACATCATCCTGAAAAATGGCGCGCTGAACGCCGCTATCGTGGGTCAGCCAGCGTACAAGATTGCTGAACTCGCAGGCTTTACCGTTCCGGCAACAACTAAAATCCTGATCGGTGAAGTAAAAGTTGTCGACGAAAGCGAGCCGTTTGCACATGAAAAACTGTCTCCAACGCTTGCAATGTACCGTGCGAAAGATTTCGAAGACGCGGTAGAAAAAGCCGAGAAGCTGGTTGCCATGGGTGGTATCGGTCACACCTCTTGTCTGTACACTGACCAGGATAATCAGCCAGAGCGTGTTGCTCACTTCGGTCAGATGATGAAAACTGCCCGTATTCTGATTAACACCCCTGCTTCTCAGGGTGGTATCGGTGACCTGTACAACTTCAAACTCGCACCTTCCCTTACTCTGGGTTGTGGTTCCTGGGGTGGTAACTCCATCTCTGAAAACGTTGGTCCAAAACACCTGATCAACAAGAAAACCGTTGCTAAGCGAGCTGAAAACATGTTGTGGCACAAACTTCCGAAATCTATCTACTTCCGCCGTGGCTCACTGCCAATCGCGCTGGATGAAGTGATTACTGATGGCCACAAACGTGCGCTCATCGTGACTGACCGTTTCCTGTTTAACAACGGCTACGCTGACCAGATCACCTCTGTGCTGAAAGCGGCTGGTGTTGAAACTGAAGTGTTCTTTGAAGTTGAAGCTGACCCTACCCTGAGCGTTGTGCGTAAAGGTGCTGAGCTGGCTAACTCCTTCAAACCAGATGTGATTATCGCACTGGGTGGTGGTTCCCCAATGGACGCCGCGAAAATCATGTGGGTCATGTACGAACATCCTGAAACCCACTTCGAAGAACTGGCGCTGCGCTTTATGGACATCCGTAAACGTATCTACAAGTTCCCGAAAATGGGCGTAAAAGCGAAAATGATCGCGGTCACCACCACTTCCGGTACCGGTTCAGAAGTCACGCCATTCGCGGTAGTAACGGACGATGCGACAGGTCAGAAATACCCGCTGGCTGACTATGCCCTGACCCCAGACATGGCTATCGTCGATGCGAACCTGGTCATGGATATGCCGAAGTCACTGTGTGCGTTCGGTGGTCTGGATGCGGTAACTCACGCCCTGGAAGCTTACGTTTCTGTACTGGCGTCTGAGTTCTCTGACGGTCAGGCTCTGCAGGCTCTGAAACTGCTGAAGGAAAACCTGCCAGCGTCCTATAACGAAGGGTCTAAAAACCCGGTAGCACGTGAACGCGTTCACAGTGCAGCAACCATCGCCGGTATCGCGTTTGCGAACGCCTTCCTGGGTGTTTGCCACTCTATGGCGCACAAGCTGGGTTCACAGTTCCACATTCCTCACGGTCTGGCGAACGCCCTGTTGATCAGCAACGTTATTCGTTATAACGCTAACGACAACCCAACCAAGCAGACTGCTTTCAGCCAGTACGACCGTCCGCAAGCACGTCGTCGTTATGCTGAAATCGCAGACCACCTTGGTCTGAGCGCACCGGGCGACCGTACTGCTGCGAAGATTGAAAAACTGCTGGCATGGCTGGAAAGTCTGAAAGCTGAGCTGGGTATTCCTAAATCTATCCGTGAAGCGGGCGTACAGGAAGCTGACTTCCTCGCTCATGTAGATAAGCTGTCTGAAGATGCATTCGATGACCAGTGTACAGGTGCCAACCCGCGCTACCCACTGATCTCCGAGCTGAAACAGATTCTGCTGGATACTTTCTACGGTCGTGAGTTCAAAGAAGGTGACGTTGCCGCTGTGAAAACAGAAGTTCCGGTCATCAAAGCTGACAAGAAAGCGAAGAAAAGCGCTTAA
- the tdk gene encoding thymidine kinase, translating to MAQLYFYYSAMNAGKSTALLQSSYNYQERGMRTVVYTAEIDDRFGAGKVSSRIGLSSPARLFNPKTDLFEDIRTEHAERPIHCVLVDESQFLTREQVHALSEVVDELDIPVLCYGLRTDFRGELFAGSQYLLAWSDKLVELKTICFCGRKASMVLRLDQAGKPYADGEQVVIGGNERYVSVCRKHYKEALSVGSLTAIQHDNRK from the coding sequence ATGGCACAACTGTATTTCTACTATTCGGCGATGAATGCCGGTAAATCCACCGCGCTGCTGCAATCCTCGTACAATTACCAGGAGCGCGGGATGCGTACCGTTGTTTATACGGCTGAGATTGACGATCGCTTTGGCGCAGGGAAGGTGAGCTCCAGAATAGGACTCTCGTCACCTGCCAGGCTGTTTAACCCGAAAACCGATCTGTTTGAGGACATTCGCACGGAACATGCTGAGCGGCCTATTCACTGTGTCCTGGTCGATGAGAGCCAGTTTCTGACGCGTGAACAGGTTCACGCGCTTTCCGAGGTGGTTGATGAGCTTGATATCCCTGTTCTGTGCTATGGGCTGCGGACGGATTTTCGCGGTGAGCTCTTTGCCGGGAGTCAGTATTTGCTCGCCTGGTCGGATAAACTCGTCGAATTAAAAACGATCTGCTTCTGCGGTCGCAAAGCCAGTATGGTGCTTCGTCTCGACCAGGCAGGAAAACCTTATGCAGATGGTGAGCAGGTGGTTATAGGCGGTAATGAACGCTATGTATCGGTCTGTCGTAAGCATTATAAAGAAGCGCTGTCTGTAGGCTCGCTGACGGCGATTCAGCACGACAACAGAAAATAA
- the hns gene encoding histone-like nucleoid-structuring protein H-NS — translation MSEALKILNNIRTLRAQARECTLETLEEMLEKLEVVVNERREEESAAAAEIEERTRKLQQYREMLIADGIDPNELLNSMAAAKTGTKAKRAARPAKYSYVDENGETKTWTGQGRTPAVIKKAMDEQGKQLDDFLIKD, via the coding sequence ATGAGCGAAGCACTTAAAATTCTGAACAACATCCGTACTCTTCGTGCGCAGGCAAGAGAATGCACCCTCGAAACGCTTGAAGAAATGCTGGAAAAATTAGAAGTTGTAGTTAATGAACGTCGCGAAGAAGAAAGCGCTGCTGCTGCTGAAATCGAAGAGCGTACTCGTAAACTGCAGCAATATCGTGAAATGCTGATTGCTGATGGTATCGATCCAAATGAATTGCTGAACAGCATGGCTGCGGCTAAAACCGGTACCAAAGCCAAGCGTGCTGCTCGTCCTGCTAAATATAGCTACGTTGACGAGAACGGCGAAACTAAAACCTGGACTGGCCAGGGTCGTACTCCTGCTGTTATCAAGAAAGCCATGGATGAGCAAGGTAAACAGTTGGATGACTTCCTGATCAAGGATTAA
- the galU gene encoding UTP--glucose-1-phosphate uridylyltransferase GalU, producing the protein MAALNSKVRKAVIPVAGLGTRMLPATKAIPKEMLPLVDKPLIQYVVNECIAAGITEIVLVTHSSKNSIENHFDTSFELEAMLEKRVKRQLLEEVQSICPPHVTIMQVRQGLAKGLGHAVMCAHPVVGDEPVAVILPDVILDEYESDLSQDNLAEMIKRFDETGSSQIMVEPVEDVTAYGVVDCKGVNLEPGESVPMVGVVEKPKADVAPSNLAVVGRYVLSAEIWPLLAKTPPGAGDEIQLTDAIDMLIEKETVEAYHMKGKSHDCGNKLGYMQAFVEYGIRHNTLGEEFKTWLKESVGIKK; encoded by the coding sequence ATGGCTGCCCTAAATTCGAAAGTCAGAAAGGCCGTTATCCCGGTAGCGGGATTGGGGACCAGGATGTTACCAGCAACTAAGGCGATTCCTAAAGAGATGTTGCCTCTGGTTGATAAGCCATTAATCCAGTATGTCGTTAATGAATGCATTGCAGCCGGCATCACTGAAATTGTGCTGGTTACGCATTCATCTAAAAACTCTATCGAAAACCATTTCGATACAAGCTTTGAACTTGAAGCCATGCTGGAAAAGCGTGTTAAGCGTCAGCTGTTAGAAGAAGTTCAGTCTATTTGCCCTCCACACGTCACCATTATGCAGGTTCGTCAGGGGCTGGCTAAAGGTCTGGGTCACGCTGTTATGTGCGCGCATCCTGTTGTGGGTGATGAGCCTGTAGCGGTAATTCTGCCTGACGTTATTCTGGACGAATACGAATCCGATCTTTCTCAGGATAACCTGGCTGAAATGATCAAACGTTTCGACGAAACCGGCAGCAGCCAGATTATGGTTGAGCCTGTTGAAGACGTAACGGCATACGGTGTGGTTGACTGTAAAGGCGTTAACCTTGAGCCGGGTGAAAGTGTGCCAATGGTTGGCGTCGTAGAGAAGCCTAAAGCCGATGTAGCCCCTTCAAACCTTGCTGTTGTAGGTCGCTATGTCCTGAGTGCTGAAATCTGGCCTCTGCTGGCTAAAACGCCTCCAGGAGCGGGTGATGAGATCCAGCTGACGGATGCCATCGATATGCTGATCGAGAAAGAGACCGTTGAGGCCTACCATATGAAAGGTAAGAGCCATGACTGCGGTAATAAGCTCGGTTATATGCAGGCGTTTGTTGAATATGGTATCCGCCACAATACCCTTGGCGAAGAATTTAAAACCTGGCTCAAAGAGAGCGTAGGTATTAAGAAATAA
- the rssB gene encoding two-component system response regulator RssB, translating to MTQPLAGKHILIVEDEPVFRSLLDSWLSSLGAMTSLAEDGIDALEKMISITPDLMICDIAMPRMNGLKLVEHLRNEGNQTPILVISATENMADIAKALRLGVQDILLKPVKDLHRLRETVLACLYPNMFNSRVEEEERLFQDWDALVSNPPAAAKLLQELQPPVQQTISHCRVNYRQLVAADQPGLVLDIAPLSDSDLAFYSLDVTRAGDNGVLAALLLRALFNGLLQEQLSHQGQRLPELGSLLKQVNQLFRQANLPGQFPLLVGYYHSGLKNLILVSAGLNASLNTGEHHIQVSNGVPLGTLGTAYLNQISHRCSSWQCQIWGAGGRLRLMLSTE from the coding sequence ATGACGCAGCCATTGGCCGGAAAACACATTTTGATTGTTGAAGACGAGCCCGTTTTCCGATCGCTACTGGATTCGTGGTTATCCTCGCTGGGCGCAATGACGTCACTGGCTGAAGATGGCATCGACGCCCTGGAAAAAATGATTAGCATTACGCCCGATTTGATGATTTGCGACATTGCGATGCCGCGCATGAATGGACTGAAGCTGGTTGAACATCTGCGTAACGAAGGTAATCAGACGCCGATTCTGGTGATCTCTGCCACCGAGAACATGGCGGATATCGCCAAAGCATTACGTCTTGGGGTACAGGATATTCTGCTCAAACCAGTCAAGGATTTGCATAGATTGCGGGAAACGGTCTTAGCGTGCCTTTATCCGAATATGTTTAATTCCCGGGTAGAGGAAGAGGAGCGTCTTTTCCAGGACTGGGACGCTCTGGTGAGTAATCCGCCTGCTGCGGCGAAACTGTTGCAAGAACTCCAGCCGCCCGTCCAGCAAACTATTTCACACTGCCGTGTAAATTATCGCCAGCTGGTGGCCGCTGATCAGCCAGGACTGGTGCTTGATATTGCACCACTGTCAGATTCCGACCTTGCGTTTTATTCTCTGGATGTCACCCGGGCGGGGGATAACGGTGTATTAGCCGCGTTACTTCTTCGTGCGCTATTTAATGGCTTGTTGCAGGAACAGTTATCCCATCAGGGGCAACGGTTGCCGGAGTTAGGCAGTTTACTCAAACAGGTAAACCAGCTTTTTCGTCAGGCCAATTTGCCAGGACAGTTCCCGCTGCTGGTCGGCTATTACCACAGCGGTTTAAAGAATCTGATCCTCGTTTCAGCCGGTCTCAATGCATCACTGAATACCGGTGAACACCATATTCAGGTGAGTAACGGTGTGCCGCTTGGGACATTGGGAACGGCGTATCTTAATCAAATTAGCCACCGCTGTTCCTCCTGGCAGTGCCAAATTTGGGGCGCCGGGGGACGGCTACGCTTAATGTTGTCCACGGAATAA
- the rssA gene encoding patatin-like phospholipase RssA codes for MRKVKIGLALGSGAARGWSHIGVINALNKMGIDIDIVAGCSIGSLVGSAYACGKLPELETWVRSFSYWDVLRLMDLSWQRGGLLRGERVFNQFRQVMPLEDFTDCQMPFGAVATNLSTGRELWLTEGDIHLAVRASCSMPGLMAPVPHNGYWLVDGGVVNPVPISLTRAMGADIVIAVDLQHDAHLMQQDLMPVNLQSEDVEGEKLAWHERLRGRIGRMAARRSVTAPTAIEIMTTSIQVLENRLKRNRMAGDPPDILIQPYCPQISTLDFHRAEAAIAAGSLAVEKKMDELLPFVQTAR; via the coding sequence ATGAGAAAGGTTAAAATTGGACTGGCGCTGGGCTCAGGTGCAGCCCGGGGGTGGTCACACATCGGCGTAATTAATGCCTTGAACAAGATGGGCATTGACATTGATATTGTCGCAGGGTGTTCAATAGGATCGCTTGTCGGCTCCGCTTACGCGTGCGGGAAGCTTCCGGAACTCGAGACGTGGGTGCGCTCCTTCAGCTACTGGGACGTGCTGCGTCTGATGGACCTCTCGTGGCAGCGTGGTGGGCTGCTGCGCGGCGAACGCGTGTTTAACCAGTTCCGCCAGGTTATGCCTCTCGAAGACTTCACCGATTGTCAGATGCCTTTCGGCGCCGTCGCGACGAACCTCAGTACAGGACGCGAGCTCTGGCTCACCGAAGGGGATATCCATCTTGCCGTGCGTGCCTCCTGCAGTATGCCGGGGCTCATGGCGCCTGTCCCACACAACGGTTACTGGCTTGTCGACGGTGGCGTCGTTAACCCGGTTCCCATCTCTCTGACGCGCGCAATGGGGGCGGATATCGTGATTGCCGTCGACCTGCAGCACGACGCCCACCTGATGCAGCAGGATCTCATGCCGGTCAATCTCCAGAGCGAAGATGTTGAGGGCGAGAAACTGGCCTGGCATGAACGCCTGCGCGGAAGAATCGGGCGTATGGCCGCACGTCGCTCGGTTACCGCACCGACGGCGATAGAAATCATGACCACGTCAATTCAGGTACTTGAGAACCGCCTTAAACGTAACCGTATGGCAGGCGATCCTCCGGATATTCTTATTCAGCCGTACTGTCCGCAAATCTCTACCCTTGATTTCCATCGGGCTGAGGCCGCCATCGCAGCGGGCTCGTTAGCCGTCGAAAAGAAAATGGACGAATTGTTGCCTTTTGTGCAGACCGCACGTTAA
- a CDS encoding YchJ family protein has protein sequence MSQLCPCGSALEYSLCCQRYLSGDQVAPDPSHLMRSRYTAFVIKDADYLIKTWHPSCRAADFKQDIEAGFANTQWLGLTVYESATGSHVDEGYVSFVARFSENNKPGAIIERSRFLKESGQWYYIDGTRPQFGRNDPCPCGSGKKFKKCCGQ, from the coding sequence GTGTCTCAACTCTGCCCCTGTGGTAGCGCTCTGGAGTATAGCCTATGTTGCCAGCGATATCTGTCTGGCGATCAGGTTGCACCAGACCCGTCACACCTCATGCGTTCACGGTACACTGCTTTTGTGATCAAGGACGCAGACTACCTGATTAAAACCTGGCATCCATCCTGCCGCGCAGCCGATTTCAAACAGGACATCGAAGCCGGGTTCGCGAACACGCAGTGGCTCGGCCTTACCGTCTATGAATCCGCAACAGGCAGTCATGTTGACGAAGGTTACGTCAGCTTTGTTGCCCGTTTTAGCGAGAATAATAAACCGGGTGCCATTATCGAGCGTTCCCGGTTCTTAAAGGAAAGCGGGCAATGGTATTATATTGACGGAACGCGCCCACAGTTTGGTCGTAACGATCCCTGCCCGTGTGGTTCAGGTAAAAAATTTAAAAAGTGTTGCGGGCAGTAA
- the purU gene encoding formyltetrahydrofolate deformylase, with amino-acid sequence MQSLQRKVLRTICPDQKGLIARITNICYKHELNIVQNNEFVDHRTGRFFMRTELEGIFNDTTLLADLDSALPEGSVRELTPAGRRRIVILVTKEAHCLGDLLMKANYGGLDVEIAAVIGNHETLRTLVERFDIPFELVSHEGHTREEHDDLMAQAIEAHNPDYVVLAKYMRVLTPSFVARFPNKIINIHHSFLPAFIGARPYHQAYERGVKIIGATAHYVNDNLDEGPIIMQDVIHVDHTYTAEDMMRAGRDVEKNVLSRALYQVLAQRVFVYGNRTIIL; translated from the coding sequence ATGCAATCATTACAACGTAAAGTTCTGCGCACCATCTGTCCCGATCAAAAAGGACTGATCGCACGAATTACCAACATTTGCTACAAGCATGAACTGAATATCGTGCAGAACAACGAGTTCGTTGACCACCGTACCGGTCGCTTCTTTATGCGTACCGAGCTGGAAGGTATTTTCAACGACACCACCCTGCTTGCCGATCTGGACAGCGCGCTTCCGGAAGGTTCCGTGCGCGAACTGACCCCAGCGGGTCGACGCCGCATCGTGATCCTGGTGACCAAAGAAGCACATTGTCTGGGCGACCTGCTGATGAAAGCCAACTACGGCGGTCTGGACGTTGAAATTGCTGCCGTTATTGGTAACCATGAGACGCTGCGCACGCTGGTCGAGCGTTTTGATATTCCGTTCGAGCTGGTGAGCCACGAAGGCCATACCCGTGAAGAACACGACGATCTGATGGCGCAGGCCATTGAAGCGCATAACCCGGACTACGTGGTGCTGGCGAAATACATGCGCGTGTTAACGCCATCCTTCGTAGCGCGTTTCCCGAACAAGATCATCAACATTCACCACTCGTTCCTGCCAGCCTTTATTGGTGCGCGTCCTTACCACCAGGCGTACGAGCGCGGCGTGAAGATCATCGGTGCGACCGCGCACTACGTGAATGACAACCTGGATGAAGGTCCAATCATCATGCAGGACGTCATTCATGTGGATCACACTTACACTGCTGAGGACATGATGCGTGCGGGTCGTGACGTTGAGAAGAATGTGTTGAGTCGTGCGCTGTATCAGGTGCTGGCGCAGCGGGTCTTCGTGTACGGCAACAGGACCATCATTCTTTAA
- a CDS encoding Lrp/AsnC family transcriptional regulator, with product MECLIDDIDRQILACLVEDARMSLKVLSGRIGLTSPSTAERLKRLEERGVIQGYGARVNLAALGYTLQALVRVRPLPGLLHKVDKYIQAMPECIESDKVTGEDCFVIRLVVRSIEQLDALLDGLAEHAQCNTSIVKSSPVKRRLPPM from the coding sequence ATGGAATGCCTTATCGATGATATCGACCGACAAATTTTAGCCTGTCTGGTTGAGGATGCGCGCATGTCGTTGAAGGTGCTCAGCGGCCGCATCGGTCTGACGTCCCCCAGCACGGCAGAACGCCTGAAGAGGCTGGAAGAACGCGGTGTGATTCAGGGTTATGGTGCACGGGTGAATCTGGCGGCGCTGGGGTATACGCTGCAGGCGCTGGTGCGCGTGCGGCCTTTGCCGGGGCTGTTGCATAAGGTGGATAAGTACATTCAGGCGATGCCGGAGTGTATTGAGAGCGACAAAGTCACCGGGGAAGATTGCTTTGTGATTAGGCTGGTGGTGCGGTCAATCGAACAGCTTGATGCGCTGCTGGACGGCCTGGCGGAACATGCCCAGTGTAATACGTCGATTGTGAAGAGCTCGCCGGTGAAGCGCCGTTTGCCGCCGATGTAG
- a CDS encoding DMT family transporter has protein sequence MRDLHKGVWQMSLAMLISGSIGAFVLLSGLPVTEVVFWRCLIGAMALFIFIRVSQKPFSPLTRTTLLLAILGGAALVVNWLLLFAAYERISIGLSTVVYNTQPFMLVLMGMFLGERVSLVKWGWLFLAFGGVVILLSSELTGAHGGEWLAGIGLAMAAAFFYAVTAIIARKLRSVAPQHIAFIQVLTGVVMLLPFASLPSFSGDFPWPILLTLGIVHTGIMYQLLYSAIQKLPTPITGSLSFIYPVVAIVVDNLVFGHALNLTQLAGGALILFAAAGNNLGWCEKKPRECGVGIKTAN, from the coding sequence ATGCGTGATTTACATAAAGGCGTCTGGCAAATGAGCCTGGCGATGTTAATTTCCGGCTCTATCGGCGCGTTTGTTTTGCTCTCCGGTCTGCCGGTGACGGAAGTGGTGTTCTGGCGCTGTCTTATCGGAGCTATGGCGCTTTTTATTTTTATCCGGGTAAGTCAAAAGCCCTTCAGTCCCCTCACCCGCACCACGCTGCTGCTGGCTATTCTCGGCGGCGCGGCATTAGTGGTGAACTGGCTGCTGCTCTTCGCCGCCTATGAGCGGATCTCTATTGGTCTTTCTACCGTGGTGTATAACACCCAGCCGTTTATGCTGGTACTGATGGGGATGTTTTTAGGTGAACGCGTCAGCCTGGTGAAATGGGGCTGGCTGTTCCTCGCCTTTGGCGGCGTGGTGATACTGCTCTCCAGCGAGCTGACCGGCGCGCATGGCGGTGAATGGCTCGCCGGAATCGGTCTGGCGATGGCCGCGGCCTTCTTCTATGCGGTCACGGCCATTATTGCCCGCAAGCTCAGATCCGTTGCGCCGCAGCATATTGCCTTTATCCAGGTACTGACGGGCGTCGTGATGCTTTTGCCGTTTGCCAGCCTGCCGTCATTTTCCGGTGATTTCCCCTGGCCGATCCTGCTGACGCTGGGCATTGTCCATACCGGCATTATGTACCAGCTGCTCTACAGCGCGATTCAGAAGCTGCCTACGCCCATTACCGGCTCCCTGTCGTTTATCTATCCGGTGGTGGCAATTGTTGTTGATAATCTGGTGTTCGGGCACGCGCTGAATCTGACGCAGCTGGCGGGCGGCGCGCTGATCCTGTTTGCTGCCGCTGGGAACAACCTGGGCTGGTGCGAAAAAAAACCCCGCGAGTGCGGGGTTGGTATCAAAACGGCAAATTAG
- the narI gene encoding respiratory nitrate reductase subunit gamma, which translates to MHFLNMFFFDIYPYIAGTVFLVGSWLRYDYGQYTWRAASSQMLDRKGMHVGSNLFHIGILGIFAGHFLGMLTPHWMYETWLPIEVKQKMAMIAGGACGVMTLVGGLLLLKRRLFSPRVRATTTAADILILSLLMVQCALGLLTIPFSAQHMDGSEMMKLVGWAQSVVTFHGGASAHLDGVAFIFRVHLVLGMTLFVLFPFSRLVHIWSAPVEYLTRKYQIVRARR; encoded by the coding sequence ATGCACTTCCTGAATATGTTCTTCTTTGACATTTACCCGTATATCGCGGGCACCGTGTTCCTGGTGGGAAGCTGGCTGCGTTATGACTACGGTCAGTACACCTGGCGTGCTGCCTCCAGCCAGATGCTGGATCGTAAGGGAATGCATGTGGGCTCTAACCTGTTCCACATCGGTATTCTGGGGATATTTGCCGGTCACTTCCTGGGAATGCTGACGCCGCACTGGATGTATGAAACGTGGCTACCGATTGAGGTGAAGCAGAAGATGGCGATGATCGCCGGCGGTGCCTGCGGCGTGATGACCCTGGTCGGTGGCCTGCTGCTGCTGAAACGTCGTCTGTTCAGCCCGCGCGTGCGTGCGACCACGACTGCAGCGGACATCCTGATCCTCTCCCTGCTGATGGTGCAGTGTGCGCTGGGTCTGTTGACCATTCCATTCTCGGCGCAGCATATGGACGGGAGCGAAATGATGAAGCTGGTGGGTTGGGCACAGTCCGTGGTGACCTTCCACGGCGGAGCCTCCGCGCACCTGGACGGCGTGGCCTTTATCTTCCGCGTTCACCTGGTGCTGGGGATGACGCTGTTTGTGCTGTTCCCGTTCTCTCGTCTGGTGCATATCTGGAGCGCGCCGGTGGAGTACCTGACGCGCAAATACCAGATAGTACGCGCCCGTCGCTAA